The Chanodichthys erythropterus isolate Z2021 chromosome 14, ASM2448905v1, whole genome shotgun sequence genome window below encodes:
- the LOC137036209 gene encoding uncharacterized protein, translating into MDPSSTAVQGGSSRELHVICGVGAGVLWISIHRRSCRQPHCPASAQPEPARTTQTARIFDLSPPQVCEPAEPTIAKGVLVDVKGLEKRPAQPPATESEPSFHEPAPAFLEPCPGFHEPAPAFLKPCPAFLEPSPGFHEPAPAFLKPCPAFLEPSPGFHEPAPAFLKPCPAFLEPSPGFHEPAPAFLKPCPAFLEPSSGFHEPFPASHESAPASHESAPAAHESAPAAHESAPEAHEPAPAAYEPTPACFPDPAFHEPVPAFHEPTPAFLKPSPAFLEPSPGFHKPFPASHESAPASHESAPAAHESTPASISVIQSSPFSPSIPSPLSSVVPSRACRDPSPPGHEEPEVPPPASDDLELSPSNALTPALLPPLTLEVTISLMTTPDHGTSAPPGSDIARLRCRPTDHPLLSAPPPLPLQLASPYFKLCLHPRSLQHVFRPPDPLLDLRRSSPSLHHLSTSTTQWAPSSPSLTAVLPMAVNNYLPWLLPPSTPPWNTILAVAWHNILQPLFKAIHQTSPPPAPPWTPLFCLLPARLLNFLLHRHLHPLFIFPSLYGRGHNVTCT; encoded by the exons ATGGACCCTTCT AGCACAGCTGTCCAGGGAGGGTCCTCGAGGGAGCTCCATGTCAtatgtggagtgggtgctggcgTCCTGTGGATCAGCATTCACCGTCGGAGTTGCCGCCAGCCCCACTGCCCAGCCAGTGCCCAGCCAGAACCAGCCAGAACCACCCAGACGGCGAGGATTTTCGACCTGAGTCCACCGCAG gtgtgtgagccGGCCGAACCAACCATCGCCAAGGGAGTGTTGGTGGACGTCAAGGGTCTGGAAAAGAGACCTGCCCAGCCCCCTGCTACTGAGAGTGAGCCCT CCTTCCACGAGCCCGCACCAGCCTTCCTCGAGCCCTGTCCAGGCTtccacgagcccgctccagccttcCTCAAGCCCTGTCCAGCCTTCCTTGAGCCCTCTCCAGGCTtccacgagcccgctccagcttTCCTCAAGCCCTGTCCAGCCTTCCTCGAGCCCTCTCCAGGCTtccacgagcccgctccagccttcCTCAAGCCCTGTCCAGCCTTCCTCGAGCCCTCTCCAGGCTtccacgagcccgctccagccttcCTCAAGCCCTGTCCAGCCTTCCTCGAGCCCTCTTCAGGCTTCCACGAGCCCTTTCCAGCTTCCCACGAGTCCGCTCCAGCTTcccatgagtctgctccagcaGCCCACGAGTCTGCTCCAGCAGCCcacgagtccgctccagaagcCCACGAGCCAGCTCCAGCAGCCTACGAGCCCACTCCAGCCTGTTTCCCAGATCCAGCCTTCCACGAGCCCGTACCAGCCTTCcatgagcccactccagccTTCCTCAAGCCCTCTCCAGCCTTCCTCGAGCCCTCTCCAGGCTTCCACAAGCCTTTTCCAGCTTCCCACGAGTCCGCTCCAGCTTCCCACGAGTCCGCTCCAGCTGCCCATGAATCCACTCCAGCCT CTATCAGTGTCATCCAGTCATCTCCCTTCAGTCCCTCAATACCATCTCCTCTCAGTAGCGTGGTACCATCTCGGGCATGCCGGGATCCATCTCCTCCTGGGCATGAGGAGCCCGAAGTTCCGCCTCCAGCTTCGGATGATCTCGAGCTGTCTCCATCCAACGCTCTGACTCCTGCACTCCTTCCACCCTTGACCTTGGAGGTGACCATCAGCCTTATGACCACGCCGGACCACGGTACGTCGGCTCCACCTGGGTCAGACATCGCTCGCCTCCGCTGCAGACCTACGGACCATCCACTGCTCTCTGCTCCTCCACCCCTTCCATTACAGCTTGCTTCGCCCTACTTCAAGCTCTGTCTCCACCCTCGGTCGCTCCAACACGTCTTCAGACCTCCGGATCCCCTCCTTGATCTCAGGAGGTCGTCACCATCTCTCCACCACCTCAGCACGTCGACTACGCAGTGGGCTCCATCCTCGCCGTCGTTGACTGCGGTCCTCCCCATGGCAGTCAACAACTACCttccatggctcctccctccatcAACGCCACCTTGGAACACCATCCTGGCTGTGGCCTGGCACAATATCTTGCAGCCCCTGTTTAAGGCCATCCACCAGACTTCACCACCTCCTGCACCACCCTGGACTCCTTTATTCTGCCTCCTCCCGGCTCGCCTCCTGAACTTCCTCCTACATCGTCATCTGCATCCCCTCTTCATCTTCCCTTCGTTATATGGGAGGGGGCATAATGTTACATGCACATag